A stretch of Pristiophorus japonicus isolate sPriJap1 chromosome 12, sPriJap1.hap1, whole genome shotgun sequence DNA encodes these proteins:
- the LOC139276872 gene encoding cilia- and flagella-associated protein 251-like codes for MRRMRMRMMMMRSMRRSRADEYEEVEEDEDEENEEGEMRLRRMMRMRMTDEEEEDENEKGEEEGHKYEEVEEEEDDDEDEDKEEEDNKDEDGEESKDEEEEEDKDEDEAKEEERMRDDEDEHEGEDKDDQDEDEEDNVEEDDNEEEDDDDEEEEKLGEEDEDENDEEDMNMNEGDEDEEEDEEHEDEDEDEEEEDEDEGDEDESDEEEEEDDGEEDDEEEENENEEEEEEDKDKEEKEEEEDKDEEEDEDAGDEDQEDDKDESEDEHEEDEEVEDEDEEEEIEEDEHEEDEAIGKEDKAKEDNENEDEEEEDKDEV; via the exons atgaggaggatgagaatgaggatgatgatgatgaggagtatGAGGAGGAGTAGGGCGGATGAGTATGAGGAggtcgaggaggatgaggatgaggagaatgaggagggggAAATGAGACTGAGGAGGATGATGCGGATGAGAATGAcg gatgaggaggaggaggatgagaatgagAAGGGTGAGGAAGAGGGGCACAAGtatgaggaggtggaggaagaggaggatgatgatgaggacgaggataaggaggaggaggacaataaGGATGAAGATGGTGAGGAGAgtaaggatgaggaagaggaggaggataaggatgaggatgaggcgaAGGAGGAGGAGAGGATGCGG gatgatgaggatgagcatGAGGGGGAGGACAAGGATgatcaggatgaggatgaggaggataacGTGGAGGAGGATGAtaacgaggaggaggatgatgatgatgaggaggaggagaagttgggtgaggaggatgaggatgagaatgatgaggaggaCATGAATATGAATgagggggatgaggatgaggaggaggatgaggagcatgaggatgaggatgaggacgaggag gaggaggatgaggatgagggtgatGAAGATGagagtgatgaggaagaggaggaggatgatggggaggaggatgatgaggaggaggagaatgagaatgaggaggaggaggaggaggacaaggacaaggaggagaaggaggaggaggaggataaggatgaggaggaggatgaggatgctgGGGATGAGGATCAGGAGGACGATAAGGATGAATCGGAGGATGAgcatgaagaggatgaggaggtggaggatgaggatgaggaagaggaaatTGAGGAGGATGAGCATGAAGAGGATGAGGCGATAGGGAAGGAGGACAAGGCCAAGGAGGATAATGagaatgaggacgaggaggaggaggacaaggatgaagtctag